A part of Xenopus tropicalis strain Nigerian chromosome 4, UCB_Xtro_10.0, whole genome shotgun sequence genomic DNA contains:
- the st13 gene encoding hsc70-interacting protein codes for MDPRKVQELREFVRLCESNPNVLHCSELQFFKDWLLSMGASVPAAGSTEPPTDAKEETPVKEERTPSPPPKPESEESDIEIDNEGVIPGDDDEPQEMGDEDVEVTEEMMDQANEKKVEAINALGEGELQKSIDLFTEAIKLNPRIAILYAKRASVYIKLQKPNAAIRDCSRAIAINPDSAQPYKWRGKAHRLLGHWEDSAHDLAMACKLDYDEDASAMLKEVQPRANKIAEHRRKYERKREEREINERKERLKKAKEEHEKAQREEEARRQAGAQFGGFPGGFPGGMPGMGGMGGMPGMGGMGGMPGMGGMGGMPGMGGMGGMPGVSEILSDPEVLAAMQDPEVMAAFQDVAQNPANMSKYQNNPKVMNLITKLSSKFGGSA; via the exons ATGGACCCGCGGAAAGTGCAGGAGTTGCGGGAGTTCGTGCGGCTGTGTGAAAGCAACCCAAATGTTCTGCACTGCTCGGAGCTCCAATTCTTTAAGGACTGGCTCCTTAG CATGGGGGCTTCAGTTCCAGCTGCTGGAAGCACAGAACCACCAACAGATGCCAAGGAA GAGACACCAGTGAAGGAAGAGAGAACACCCTCGCCACCTCCCAAACCAGAGAGCGAGGAGAGTGATATTG AGATTGATAATGAGGGAGTGATTCCTGGAGATGATGATGAACCACAAGAGATGGGGGATGAAGATGTGGAG GTTACAGAAGAAATGATGGATCAGGCCAATGAAAAGAAAGTAGAAGCAATTAATGCTTTGGGAGAAG GTGAGCTTCAAAAATCCATTGACCTGTTTACTGAAGCCATAAAACTGAATCCACGGATAGCAATTTTATACGCAAAAAGAGCAAG tgTGTATATTAAGCTACAGAAGCCAAATGCGGCCATTCGTGACTGCAGTAGAGCAATAGCCATTAATCCTGATTCAGCACAGCCATACAAGTGGAGGGGAAAAGCACACAG ACTTTTAGGACACTGGGAAGATTCAGCCCACGACCTAGCCATGGCATGTAAGCTGGATTATGATGAGGATGCAAGCGCTATGCTGAAGGAAGTGCAACCACGG GCTAATAAGATTGCCGAGCATCGGAGAAAATATGAGCGTAAGCGTGAGGAAAGGGAAATTAATGAGAGAAAGGAACGTCTGAAGAAAGCCAAAGAGGAACATGAGAAAGCACAAAGA GAAGAAGAGGCTCGGCGTCAGGCAGGAGCACAGTTTGGTGGATTCCCAG GTGGGTTCCCTGGTGGAATGCCTGGCATGGGAGGAATGGGCGGAATGCCTGGCATGGGAGGAATGGGCGGAATGCCTGGCATGGGAGGAATGGGCGGAATGCCTGGCATGGGAGGAATGGGCGGAATGCCAGGGGTCAGTGAAATTTTATCAGATCCAGAAGTGCTGGCAGCCATGCAG GACCCTGAGGTGATGGCTGCATTTCAAGATGTAGCTCAAAACCCAGCCAATATGTCCAAGTATCAGAACAACCCCAAGGTGATGAACCTAATCACCAAACTGTCAAGTAAATTTGGGGGAAGTGCATAA
- the xpnpep3 gene encoding probable Xaa-Pro aminopeptidase 3 (The RefSeq protein has 1 substitution compared to this genomic sequence), producing the protein MWCPSPKLLLGYTAGCLSCIRRRFSIKPKQLLNFPKRYLGQPSPFTHPQCLKPGEVTPGLTQTEYALRRYKLMSLIQTESQVLGCSTDHAVIILSNPTLYMTSDIPFPFHQNNDFLYLCGFLEPDSILLLQSQSGQALPSHTAKLYVPRRDPGRELWDGPRSGTDGALSLTGVDEAFTTEEFKHVLPKLYDEGVTVWYDSTIPVHPALHTSSLQPLVEFRSRSKNRIRPLRHLVQQLRLVKSQAELELMKKAGHISSQAFIETMSCRKAPVEEAFLYAKFDFECRARGADILAYPPVVAGGNRANTLHYVKNNQIIKSGEMVLLDGGCEASCYVSDITRTWPVNGRFTAPQEALYQAVLDVQKSCLRLCFPGTSLENIYSHMLAMIARKLKDLKIVSRGCSESQLFKAARKYCPHHVGHYLGMDVHDTPGVSRSVPLQPGMVITVEPGIYIPEDDTEAPQQYRGLGIRIEDDVVITEQSPLILSADCPKEIYEMQKVFGTGS; encoded by the exons ATGTGGTGCCCTTCTCCCAAGTTGCTCCTTGGCTATACTGCAG GTTGTCTTTCCTGTATTAGAAGAAGATTCTCCATAAAACCCAAACAACTGTTGAACTTCCCAAAAAGATATCTGGGTCAACCAAGCCCTTTTACTCACCCTCAGTGCTTAAAACCAG GAGAGGTAACGCCAGGTTTGACCCAGACAGAATATGCACTCCGTCGTTACAAGTTGatgtcccttatccagaaggaATCTCAAGTTCTGGGTTGCAGTACAGACCATGCTGTCATCATTTTGTCCAACCCTACGCTGTACATGACCAGTGACATCCCCTTCCCTTTTCACCAgaataatgatttcctttatttatGTGGGTTTTTGGAGCCTGATAGCATCCTGTTACTGCAGAGCCAATCTGGGCAAGCATTACCTTCTCACACTGCCAAGCTGTATGTGCCACGCAGGGATCCTGGCCGAGAATTGTGGGATGGGCCTCGTTCTGGCACAGATGGAGCACTGTCTCTTACTGGGGTAGATGAGGCTTTCACTACAGAGGAGTTTAAACATGTCCTGCCAAAGTTGTATG ATGAGGGAGTAACAGTGTGGTATGACAGCACAATACCAGTCCACCCTGCCCTTCACACCAGTTCCCTGCAGCCATTGGTTGAATTCAGATCACGGAGCAAGAACAGAATTAGGCCTCTACGGCATCTAGTACAGCAGCTGCGGCTTGTTAAGTCACAGGCTGAACTGGAGCTAATGAAGAAAGCAGGCCATATATCATCTCAG GCCTTCATAGAGACCATGAGCTGTCGAAAGGCTCCTGTGGAGGAAGCTTTCCTATATGCCAAG TTTGACTTTGAATGCCGAGCTCGAGGTGCTGATATTCTCGCTTATCCTCCGGTGGTTGCTGGAGGGAACAGAGCAAATACTCTACACTATGTGAAGAACAACCAAATAATTAAG TCTGGAGAGATGGTTCTGCTGGACGGTGGCTGTGAAGCATCCTGCTATGTCAGTGACATCACACGTACATGGCCAGTGAATGGGCG GTTCACTGCTCCACAGGAGGCATTGTATCAAGCTGTACTGGACGTACAGAAGTCTTGTCTAAGGCTTTGCTTTCCTGGAACAAGTTTGGAAAACATCTACAGCCATATGCTAGCTATGATAGCAAGAAAACTGAAAGACTTGAAGATCGTGTCTAGAGGATGCAGTGAAAGTCAGCTCTTTAAG GCTGCCCGCAAATACTGCCCACATCATGTTGGCCACTATCTTGGCATGGATGTGCATGATACACCGGGTGTGTCTCGTTCAGTGCCTCTACAGCCTGGCATGGTGATCACGGTGGAACCAG GGATTTACATTCCTGAGGATGATACTGAAGCACCCCAACAATACAGAGGCCTTGGTATTCGTATTGAAGATGACGTAGTCATTACGGAACAAAGCCCATTAATCCTCTCTGCTGACTGTCCTAAGGAAATCTATGAAATGCAGAAGGTGTTTGGTACAGGATCCTGA
- the xpnpep3 gene encoding xaa-Pro aminopeptidase 3 isoform X1 — protein sequence MSGCLSCIRRRFSIKPKQLLNFPKRYLGQPSPFTHPQCLKPGEVTPGLTQTEYALRRYKLMSLIQKESQVLGCSTDHAVIILSNPTLYMTSDIPFPFHQNNDFLYLCGFLEPDSILLLQSQSGQALPSHTAKLYVPRRDPGRELWDGPRSGTDGALSLTGVDEAFTTEEFKHVLPKLYDEGVTVWYDSTIPVHPALHTSSLQPLVEFRSRSKNRIRPLRHLVQQLRLVKSQAELELMKKAGHISSQAFIETMSCRKAPVEEAFLYAKFDFECRARGADILAYPPVVAGGNRANTLHYVKNNQIIKSGEMVLLDGGCEASCYVSDITRTWPVNGRFTAPQEALYQAVLDVQKSCLRLCFPGTSLENIYSHMLAMIARKLKDLKIVSRGCSESQLFKAARKYCPHHVGHYLGMDVHDTPGVSRSVPLQPGMVITVEPGIYIPEDDTEAPQQYRGLGIRIEDDVVITEQSPLILSADCPKEIYEMQKVFGTGS from the exons ATGTCAG GTTGTCTTTCCTGTATTAGAAGAAGATTCTCCATAAAACCCAAACAACTGTTGAACTTCCCAAAAAGATATCTGGGTCAACCAAGCCCTTTTACTCACCCTCAGTGCTTAAAACCAG GAGAGGTAACGCCAGGTTTGACCCAGACAGAATATGCACTCCGTCGTTACAAGTTGatgtcccttatccagaaggaATCTCAAGTTCTGGGTTGCAGTACAGACCATGCTGTCATCATTTTGTCCAACCCTACGCTGTACATGACCAGTGACATCCCCTTCCCTTTTCACCAgaataatgatttcctttatttatGTGGGTTTTTGGAGCCTGATAGCATCCTGTTACTGCAGAGCCAATCTGGGCAAGCATTACCTTCTCACACTGCCAAGCTGTATGTGCCACGCAGGGATCCTGGCCGAGAATTGTGGGATGGGCCTCGTTCTGGCACAGATGGAGCACTGTCTCTTACTGGGGTAGATGAGGCTTTCACTACAGAGGAGTTTAAACATGTCCTGCCAAAGTTGTATG ATGAGGGAGTAACAGTGTGGTATGACAGCACAATACCAGTCCACCCTGCCCTTCACACCAGTTCCCTGCAGCCATTGGTTGAATTCAGATCACGGAGCAAGAACAGAATTAGGCCTCTACGGCATCTAGTACAGCAGCTGCGGCTTGTTAAGTCACAGGCTGAACTGGAGCTAATGAAGAAAGCAGGCCATATATCATCTCAG GCCTTCATAGAGACCATGAGCTGTCGAAAGGCTCCTGTGGAGGAAGCTTTCCTATATGCCAAG TTTGACTTTGAATGCCGAGCTCGAGGTGCTGATATTCTCGCTTATCCTCCGGTGGTTGCTGGAGGGAACAGAGCAAATACTCTACACTATGTGAAGAACAACCAAATAATTAAG TCTGGAGAGATGGTTCTGCTGGACGGTGGCTGTGAAGCATCCTGCTATGTCAGTGACATCACACGTACATGGCCAGTGAATGGGCG GTTCACTGCTCCACAGGAGGCATTGTATCAAGCTGTACTGGACGTACAGAAGTCTTGTCTAAGGCTTTGCTTTCCTGGAACAAGTTTGGAAAACATCTACAGCCATATGCTAGCTATGATAGCAAGAAAACTGAAAGACTTGAAGATCGTGTCTAGAGGATGCAGTGAAAGTCAGCTCTTTAAG GCTGCCCGCAAATACTGCCCACATCATGTTGGCCACTATCTTGGCATGGATGTGCATGATACACCGGGTGTGTCTCGTTCAGTGCCTCTACAGCCTGGCATGGTGATCACGGTGGAACCAG GGATTTACATTCCTGAGGATGATACTGAAGCACCCCAACAATACAGAGGCCTTGGTATTCGTATTGAAGATGACGTAGTCATTACGGAACAAAGCCCATTAATCCTCTCTGCTGACTGTCCTAAGGAAATCTATGAAATGCAGAAGGTGTTTGGTACAGGATCCTGA